One window from the genome of Bacteroidales bacterium encodes:
- a CDS encoding PAS domain S-box protein, which translates to MKIFKNLNIKKKLFILIITVFFFTILSVVIYTIISVTHTTDKKAVEITEIINDNYTVKIEAELNRGVELLNFIFEIIQNKTESGRLQLNKTEINLLKSFLESNKDITHLFLLMDENFISENLQTNSNNDDVQSYSLSFYNSNNEVIPTVSETGRYTFDLMKLNYREYEQYTYMSEPFNLNLLETDETVLTIAKPIYKHNKVIGAVGINFSLSEVAEIINSIIYYEYGVDAELVLLTENNNIVFITEKPWLSGKNILNSNTKEQEIYNSLKLNENNIKGGKYKAVVNSFNAEETNVSWELITILPTITLTQKLMSDIYKALLIVSLILVLGLFTVLFFIKKTFNPINSLVKVVKKLSRGELIELSENNNYNNEFDKIAVGLNKVSENIKEAADISYNIANGNYNEKVKQKGEDDILSVSINKIAQNLKTAEEENLLQKKTTYKQLWMRKGRFEVSEAERKSENNIKDLTFNILQELVNYTNAVIGGIYLYDPDSQIITLTASYAYENRKQINKTFKVGEGIVGACVIEKKKIILNKVPYDYIKIASGLGNGIPSNISVIPVFYQEKINAVIELAFLKQPEEYVIEFIEQLSDNIGAWIDASLINTKTAELLLISRKQTKELANKEKELETKVEELQRIQAEIDMQNAESKSIMNAINHTVLTVEYTLDGVVVNSNEKYEEIMGFSPEDIIGANVFDIVKDQKEDLGLIILQVAKGIPVKTQVKRYTKSGKEKWLSATYTPYYNTEGKITRVLFFAHDITKMKTELDKLKASG; encoded by the coding sequence GTGAAAATATTTAAAAACTTAAACATAAAAAAGAAATTATTCATTTTGATAATTACCGTATTTTTTTTCACGATATTATCTGTGGTAATTTATACGATTATATCAGTAACACACACGACCGACAAAAAAGCTGTCGAAATAACAGAAATAATTAACGATAATTATACCGTTAAAATTGAGGCAGAACTTAACAGAGGAGTAGAATTATTAAATTTTATCTTCGAAATAATTCAAAACAAAACAGAAAGCGGAAGACTTCAATTAAATAAAACCGAAATCAACCTCTTGAAAAGTTTTCTGGAATCAAACAAAGACATAACACATTTGTTTTTATTAATGGATGAAAACTTCATTTCCGAAAATTTACAAACAAACTCAAATAACGATGATGTGCAATCATACAGCTTGTCTTTTTATAATTCAAACAACGAAGTTATTCCTACTGTTTCTGAAACAGGAAGATATACATTTGATTTGATGAAGTTAAATTATCGGGAATACGAACAATATACATATATGTCTGAACCGTTTAATTTAAACCTTCTTGAAACAGACGAAACAGTGCTTACAATTGCAAAACCCATATATAAACACAATAAAGTTATAGGTGCCGTAGGCATTAACTTTTCATTATCGGAAGTCGCTGAAATTATTAATTCAATAATATATTATGAATACGGAGTAGATGCCGAATTAGTGCTTCTGACTGAAAATAACAATATAGTCTTTATTACTGAAAAGCCTTGGTTATCAGGAAAAAACATATTAAATTCTAACACAAAAGAACAAGAAATATATAACTCTCTAAAACTAAACGAAAATAACATTAAAGGAGGAAAATATAAAGCTGTTGTAAATTCATTTAATGCCGAGGAAACTAACGTAAGTTGGGAATTAATTACAATATTGCCGACAATTACATTAACACAAAAGTTAATGTCAGATATTTATAAGGCATTATTAATTGTATCGTTAATCCTGGTTTTAGGATTATTTACAGTACTTTTTTTTATTAAAAAAACTTTTAATCCGATTAATTCTTTAGTAAAAGTAGTTAAAAAACTGAGTCGAGGAGAACTTATTGAATTAAGCGAAAATAATAACTATAATAATGAATTTGATAAAATAGCTGTCGGACTTAATAAAGTGTCTGAGAATATAAAAGAAGCAGCCGATATAAGTTATAATATTGCAAACGGTAATTATAACGAAAAGGTAAAACAAAAAGGCGAAGATGATATTTTATCCGTATCAATAAATAAAATAGCTCAGAACCTAAAAACAGCCGAAGAAGAAAACCTTTTACAAAAGAAAACAACATACAAACAATTATGGATGAGAAAGGGACGGTTTGAAGTCTCGGAAGCAGAAAGAAAAAGTGAAAATAATATTAAAGATTTAACATTTAATATCTTACAAGAACTTGTTAATTATACAAATGCCGTAATAGGAGGAATTTATTTGTACGACCCGGATTCTCAAATAATAACATTAACAGCGTCTTATGCTTACGAAAACAGAAAACAAATTAACAAAACCTTTAAAGTCGGAGAGGGGATTGTCGGTGCATGTGTAATTGAAAAGAAAAAGATTATTCTGAACAAAGTCCCCTATGATTATATAAAAATTGCATCCGGTTTAGGCAATGGTATCCCTTCAAATATAAGTGTAATACCCGTATTTTATCAAGAAAAAATAAATGCAGTCATTGAATTGGCATTCCTAAAACAACCCGAAGAATATGTTATTGAATTCATTGAACAATTAAGTGATAATATAGGTGCATGGATAGATGCTTCATTAATCAATACTAAAACAGCCGAATTATTGCTTATATCCAGAAAACAAACAAAAGAACTTGCAAATAAAGAAAAAGAACTGGAAACAAAAGTTGAAGAACTGCAAAGAATTCAAGCAGAAATTGATATGCAAAATGCTGAAAGTAAAAGTATTATGAATGCAATTAACCACACAGTTCTAACTGTTGAATATACCCTTGACGGAGTTGTGGTTAATTCCAATGAAAAATATGAAGAGATAATGGGATTCTCTCCCGAAGATATTATAGGGGCAAATGTTTTCGATATTGTAAAAGATCAAAAAGAAGATTTAGGACTTATAATTCTGCAAGTTGCAAAAGGCATTCCTGTTAAAACACAAGTGAAAAGATATACCAAGTCAGGTAAAGAAAAGTGGCTTTCTGCAACCTATACCCCTTATTATAACACCGAAGGAAAAATTACTCGTGTTTTATTCTTTGCACACGATATTACCAAAATGAAGACAGAACTCGATAAACTTAAAGCATCAGGTTAA